The genomic DNA GCATCGACGACGTTACGCGTAGCGTGACTGTACATGCGCTAATTGACAATGCCGACGCTCAGCTTTGGCCGGGCATGACATTTACAGTCCGTATTGTGCAAGAGAGTGAGCCGTTGGCTTTGGTTCCCGCTACGGCAATTACTTGGTCACGCGACGGGTCGAGTATCTGGGTCAACAATGATGGCGTTGCCGAGCAGGTCGCTGCAACAATTTTGTTTCGGCGTAATGAGCAGGTTTGGATTGAGACTGATCTTGCCCCAGGTACGCTTGTGGTAACTGAAGGGGCGCAAAAACTGCGGGCCGGATCCGCCATCGCGGTGGCAGGGGCAGAAGGCGCACGGACCGGCGACAGAAAGCGCACCGCGCCTGCGCGCGCTGAAGATGCAACTGACGAGTCCGATGCAGCAAAAACCGCCACGAGTGAGGCAGCACAATGAGTGCGCAGACACCATCAAAGGGCGGATACCGGATGGCGGGATTGTTCGTGTCCCGCCCGCTTTTGGGTATCGTCATTAATTTGCTGATTTTGATCGCCGGTTTGGCAGCCCTCACATCGGTAGACGTGCGTGAGATGCCCGATGTGGACCAGCCGGTCCTGTCGGTTCGTACCACTTATGAAGGTGCGGTTCCTCAAACAGTCGACCAAGAAGTGACACAGGTTCTTGAGGACGCCTTGAGCGCTCTCGATGGCCTCTCCTATATCGAATCGAGTTCCAGCACCGGTTCGAGCCAGATAACCATTGATCTTTCTGAAGGCACTGACGTCGATATCGCTGCCAATGAGGCACGTGAGATTGTATCTGCAACCCTGCGTCAGCTCCCTGACGATATCGACGATCCAACAGTGTCGAAAAGCGACAGCAACGCTGATGCCATTATTCGTCTGGCCGTGCTGGGGGACGCGACCCTAGACGAACTGAGCGTTCTGGCTGAAGGGATGATATATGATCGGCTCTCGGTCATTGACGGGATTGCCGAAGTGACCACCCGTGGTAACCGGACCAATGAATTCCGTGTCACCTTGGATATTCCTTCACTGCTTAGCCGTGGGTTGACCGTCTCGGATGTCACCAATGCGTTGGCTTCTTTGCGCGACGACACCCCCTTAGGTGAGTTAGAAACCAATTCACAGACTCTCGCGCTACGTGTCGGCAATGCAGATGTGACCGTTGATAGCGTTGGTCAGGTCTCAATCAATTCCACAACCCACGTGTCCGACGTGGCCTTTGTGCAGCTCGTCCCTGAGGACAACGAGGTCTTGTCTCGCGTCAACGGTCAGTTGGCCATTGGCCTAGATATTAGTCGCCAATCGGCCGGAAACACCCTTGAAATATCTAAAGCGGTGAACGCCGCAGTTGAAGAACTGCGTCAAGTTTTGCCCGAAGGTGTAGAGATTGTCATCACCTCCGATGATGGTGTGTTTATCGAATCTTCTATAGACGAAGTGGTCAAATCTATCGGTTTGGCGGCAGTCATTGTGATCGCAGTGATCTTCGGTTTTCTGCGCTCACCCACTGCGACGTTAATCCCAGCTATAACGATTCCCGTCGCTCTAGTGGGAACAGTTGCCGCGATCTGGTTAACTGGATTTTCCATCAACACCATAAGCCTTCTTGCGCTGGTTCTCGCCACAGGCATGGTTGTGGATGACGCAATCGTGGTCATTGAGAATATTGTGCGAAAGCGCAGAGAAGGTATGGGGGCTTTCGCCGCTGCTGCTGCTGGCACCAACGAAGTGTTCTTCGCTGTGATATCAACCACAGCAACGCTAGCAGCCGTTTTTATTCCGATTTCGTTTTTGCCCGGTCAGGCCGGCGGCGTCTTTAGCGAGTTCGGATTTGTTTTGGCTTTTGCCGTGACTCTGTCTTCCATCACCGCGTTGACATTGGCGCCGGTCATGGCTGCGTTTCTAGACCCAGGTCGCGCCGGTTCAGAAAAGCCAGTTGCCGAACCGGGGAGGCTGTCTCGCGCTTTTGATTTCGTTATGGATCACGCTATCCGCTCACCGCTGATCGTGATTGCCACTGCAATCGGCTTTGCCATTATTGCAATAGGAGGGGCCACGACGCTTTCTTCTAGCATTACGCCGACCGAAGATCGGGGGTTTTTCCTTGTTCAGGCGCGTGGTGCATCTGACACCACAACCACTTATCTCGATGGTCAGGTCGCAATGATCGAAGAGATTTTAACCCCATATCGTGAAAGCGGCGAAGTGACCGCTGTGCAGAGCATCATTGGTATTGGTGGGGGCACCAGCGCCTTCATCATTGTGCGCCTGCAAGATTGGGTCGAACGCGACCGTAGTCAGGCAGAGATTATCTCTGAACTCAGTGGTAAGTTGACGAGTGTGCCTGGCGTGCAAGCGAGTGCTCGGTCAACCAACAGTCTGAACATCCGTGGCGGAGGACAAGGTTTACAATTCGCAGTCACCGGAAATGACGTTACGGCGATGACTGAGGCCGCCGATGACTTGGTGGCGGCCATGTCTGGCGATGATAGTTTTCTGAATCCGCAATTATCCAACGACAGCGTACAAGCCCAGTATGAGGTGCGTGTAGACGAAGACATGGCAGGTGTGTTCGGTCTAACTGAAGCCGAAATTACCCAGACTATAAGTTCAATGGTTCAGGGAAGTGTCGCGGTTACCGTCTTCGAAAACGATACCGAAACAGATGTAAACGTCGTGCCGGGTGGTCCGCCGATTGATGATCCTTCCAATCTTGAATCAATCTTTCTACGC from Pararhizobium sp. IMCC3301 includes the following:
- a CDS encoding efflux RND transporter permease subunit; translation: MSAQTPSKGGYRMAGLFVSRPLLGIVINLLILIAGLAALTSVDVREMPDVDQPVLSVRTTYEGAVPQTVDQEVTQVLEDALSALDGLSYIESSSSTGSSQITIDLSEGTDVDIAANEAREIVSATLRQLPDDIDDPTVSKSDSNADAIIRLAVLGDATLDELSVLAEGMIYDRLSVIDGIAEVTTRGNRTNEFRVTLDIPSLLSRGLTVSDVTNALASLRDDTPLGELETNSQTLALRVGNADVTVDSVGQVSINSTTHVSDVAFVQLVPEDNEVLSRVNGQLAIGLDISRQSAGNTLEISKAVNAAVEELRQVLPEGVEIVITSDDGVFIESSIDEVVKSIGLAAVIVIAVIFGFLRSPTATLIPAITIPVALVGTVAAIWLTGFSINTISLLALVLATGMVVDDAIVVIENIVRKRREGMGAFAAAAAGTNEVFFAVISTTATLAAVFIPISFLPGQAGGVFSEFGFVLAFAVTLSSITALTLAPVMAAFLDPGRAGSEKPVAEPGRLSRAFDFVMDHAIRSPLIVIATAIGFAIIAIGGATTLSSSITPTEDRGFFLVQARGASDTTTTYLDGQVAMIEEILTPYRESGEVTAVQSIIGIGGGTSAFIIVRLQDWVERDRSQAEIISELSGKLTSVPGVQASARSTNSLNIRGGGQGLQFAVTGNDVTAMTEAADDLVAAMSGDDSFLNPQLSNDSVQAQYEVRVDEDMAGVFGLTEAEITQTISSMVQGSVAVTVFENDTETDVNVVPGGPPIDDPSNLESIFLRLPDGAYIPLSAAATLVPVVSESQIERQGGSLAVSVQANLGTGVDLGDAMARLTELAADTLPEGMGITFTGEAASLTDSQSSMYLVFGVAFVVVFLVLSAQFESIASAVVIMLTVPFGLAAALMAILLTGGSLNYYSQIGLVMLIGVMAKNGILIVEFANQLREAGQDIDSAIRDALRLRIRPVMMTMLSTVFGGLPLILTSGAGAEARIAVGWVIVGGLGFATVFTLFLTPVFYRWVAVWGFEPGMASKRLRHEVAAIE